A window of Drosophila subobscura isolate 14011-0131.10 chromosome E, UCBerk_Dsub_1.0, whole genome shotgun sequence contains these coding sequences:
- the LOC117891545 gene encoding spermine oxidase, with translation MSHVERSLDRKIVVIGAGASGIACATKLLEYGFQNVLVVEAEERVGGRIHTIPFGDNVIDLGAQWCHGERDNIVYELTRRQEEELLESTGPVYENYQCVRSNREVVPENVASRLKAIVGDSLVSRQLELRHCSGSLGSYLTNKFYDTLRRPENADIDAVVAREFFDNYQKFENSVEASDTLDQVSGRGYLDYWECEGDILLNWKDKGYVELLKLLMRARELKSDLGVLDQHLLLGTRALKINWNRNDGRVELQLSNGENCIADHVVVTVSLGVLKEQHWRLFEPKLPVEKQRAIDGLAFGTVNKIFVEFPVAFWPDDWTGFTLLWRAEDLDDIRGTSRAWLEDVFGFYRVSYQPRILAGWITNVNGRHMETLPEDEILAGCMYLFRRFLHWNIPEPSSFRTSTWHTNENFRGSYSYRSMETENLGTGARELSHPLTVVSTRPEREREPAEELQQSRCDKPIVLFAGEASSEHYYSTVHGAVEAGWREAKRLADFYGQSASSRVNTKSQL, from the coding sequence ATGAGCCATGTGGAGCGGAGTCTCGATCGGAAGATCGTTGTCATTGGAGCCGGAGCCTCGGGAATTGCGTGTGCCACCAAGCTGCTGGAGTACGGCTTTCAGAATGTGCTCGTCGTGGAGGCTGAGGAGCGTGTGGGCGGACGTATACACACCATACCCTTTGGGGACAATGTGATCGATCTGGGCGCTCAGTGGTGTCACGGCGAGAGGGATAATATTGTGTACGAGCTGAcgaggaggcaggaggaggagctgctggagtccACCGGTCCCGTCTACGAGAACTATCAGTGTGTGCGCTCCAACCGGGAAGTGGTGCCAGAGAACGTGGCCAGCCGGCTGAAGGCGATCGTGGGAGATTCGCTGGTGTCGCGGCAACTGGAGCTGCGCCACTGCAGCGGATCGCTGGGCAGCTACCTGACCAACAAGTTCTATGACACCCTGCGCCGTCCGGAGAATGCCGACATCGATGCTGTGGTGGCCAGAGAGTTCTTTGACAACTATCAGAAGTTCGAGAACTCGGTGGAGGCCTCCGACACGCTGGACCAGGTGTCGGGGCGTGGATACCTGGACTACTGGGAGTGTGAGGGCGACATTCTGCTCAACTGGAAGGACAAGGGCTATGTGGAGTTGCTGAAGCTGCTGATGCGAGCCCGCGAACTGAAGTCAGATCTGGGGGTGCTGGACCAGCACCTGCTACTGGGCACCCGCGCACTGAAGATCAACTGGAACCGCAACGATGGGCGCGTGGAGTTGCAGCTGAGCAATGGAGAGAACTGCATCGCCGACCATGTGGTGGTCACCGTCTCCCTGGGCGTGCTCAAGGAGCAGCACTGGCGCCTGTTCGAGCCCAAGCTGCCGGTGGAAAAGCAGCGGGCTATCGACGGACTGGCCTTTGGCACCGTCAACAAGATCTTTGTGGAGTTCCCAGTGGCCTTCTGGCCTGACGACTGGACGGGCTTCACGCTGCTCTGGCGGGCTGAGGACTTGGACGACATACGGGGGACATCGCGGGCATGGCTGGAGGATGTCTTCGGCTTCTATCGAGTGAGCTACCAACCCCGCatactggctggctggataaCCAATGTCAATGGCAGGCACATGGAGACCCTGCCCGAGGATGAGattctggctggctgcatgtACCTCTTCCGCCGCTTCCTGCACTGGAACATACCCGAGCCAAGCAGCTTCCGCACCTCTACGTGGCACACAAACGAGAACTTCCGTGGCTCATACTCCTACCGTTCCATGGAAACGGAGAACTTGGGCACAGGAGCCCGCGAGCTCTCCCATCCACTCACTGTGGTGTCCACCAGGCCGGAGCGAGAGCGCGAGCCggcggaggagctgcagcagagtCGCTGCGACAAGCCCATTGTCCTGTTTGCCGGCGAGGCGTCCAGTGAGCATTACTACTCCACGGTTCATGGCGCTGTCGAGGCTGGCTGGCGTGAGGCCAAGCGCCTAGCAGACTTTTACGGACAGAGCGCTTCCAGTAGAGTCAATACAAAGTCGCAGCTTTAG